From the Chryseobacterium sp. G0201 genome, the window CGTAGATTGGATCAGGTCATTCAAAAAATGCGAAAAACTGATCATAAATAAGATTGGATAAACAATTTTGTTGCTATCAATTGTTTTGGTCTGTATGTTATCCATAGAGTAGTGATTTTTAATTCATCTTGTCATCTGATGAATTTTGTTATTATTTTTATTGTTTTTTATTTCTTAATACTTTTTTTCAACGATCCTTTGCGCAATTTGCGCGGCTTTTTCGGGATCTTTGTTTTCAATACTGTTATAAAGTTCGGTATGTATCTTCTGTGAGATCTTAAAAGAAGCGGTGTTGTTATTATGATTAATTTCGAAAGTTCTTAGAATATTCTTACTTGCAATTTTATAAATTTCCTTTAAAAGGGTATTACCGCAAGCTTCAGCGATCGAAACGTGAAAGTTTATATCTGCCAGATAACATTCTTGTGCCTTGTTTTCTTCAGCAAGTTGTCCTCTGAGATCAAGGTAAGTTTTAATAGTTATTAATTCTTTTTCTGTACGATTGATGGCTGCCTTTGCTGCAATTTTTGAGTCCAGCAGAGATCTTACTTCAAGAACTTCCTCAATTTCTGCTTTACTCATTTGAATATCTAATGACTCCTGAATGTTTTTAGA encodes:
- a CDS encoding FadR/GntR family transcriptional regulator; translation: MQIQRKTLAQEVAENLIEGIINDTFPVGEKLPIEPELMKIYGVGRSSIREAIKILSIKGVLSVQQGVGTFVVSKNIQESLDIQMSKAEIEEVLEVRSLLDSKIAAKAAINRTEKELITIKTYLDLRGQLAEENKAQECYLADINFHVSIAEACGNTLLKEIYKIASKNILRTFEINHNNNTASFKISQKIHTELYNSIENKDPEKAAQIAQRIVEKKY